The Streptomyces sp. NBC_00335 DNA window TTCACCGGCAAGGTCGCGCTGATCAAGCGCGGCGGCTGCGCCTTCGCGGTCAAGCAGCAGAACGCCGCCACGGCCGGCGCGGTCGGCGCGGTGATCTACAACAACGCCGAGGGCGCCCTGAACGGCACCATAGGTTCGGCCGACGCGGGCAAGATCCCGACCGGTGGCGTCACGCTGGCCGAGGGCCAGCGGCTCGCCGCCGACGCCGCCGCGGGACCGGTCGAGGTCACCCTCGACATCCGCGAGTTCCGGGAGAACCGCAAGACGTACAACGTCGTCGCGGAGACGCGGGGCGGCGACGAGAACAACACCGTCTTCCTCGGCGCGCACCTCGACTCCGTCGCGGCGGGCCCGGGCATCAACGACAACGGCTCCGGCTCGGCCGGCATCCTCCAGGTCGCGCAGAAGCTCGCGCACAGCCAGGGCAAGATCAAGAACAAGGTCAAGTTCGCCTGGTGGTCGGCGGAGGAGTTCGGCCTGCTCGGCTCCGAGGCGTACGTCGCCGGGCTGACGGAGGAGCAGAAGAAGCAGATCAAGCTGTACTTGAACTTCGACATGATCGCCTCGCCGAACGCCGCGTACTTCGTCTACGACGGCGACGACTCGGACAAGGTCGGCTCGGGCCCCGGCCCCGAGGGTTCGGCCCAGCTGGAGAAGGGGATCAACGACTTCCTCAACTCCAAGAACATCCCGCGCGAGGGCACCGACTTCTCGGGCCGCTCCGACTACGGCCCGTTCATCGAGGTCGGCATCCCCTCGGGCGGTACGTTCACGGGCGCCGAGGGCATCAAGACGGCCGAGCAGGCCGCGAAGTTCGGTGGTCAGGCCGGTGTCGCGTACGACGTGAACTACCACGGCAAGGGCGACACGATCG harbors:
- a CDS encoding M28 family metallopeptidase — its product is MPSRRIAAATAALAAAALVSPLLLAGPAGATGSPQSDAARGDALARKLVKDATGKGANNHLKVFQAIADYNKGNRVAGSKGHVQSAQYVELVMRAAGYKVTKNEFDFVFVETVAETLKVNGPAGRDVPIKLMTYTASGPANGVTAQIAVAPVDADGTNGCEPADFAAGTFTGKVALIKRGGCAFAVKQQNAATAGAVGAVIYNNAEGALNGTIGSADAGKIPTGGVTLAEGQRLAADAAAGPVEVTLDIREFRENRKTYNVVAETRGGDENNTVFLGAHLDSVAAGPGINDNGSGSAGILQVAQKLAHSQGKIKNKVKFAWWSAEEFGLLGSEAYVAGLTEEQKKQIKLYLNFDMIASPNAAYFVYDGDDSDKVGSGPGPEGSAQLEKGINDFLNSKNIPREGTDFSGRSDYGPFIEVGIPSGGTFTGAEGIKTAEQAAKFGGQAGVAYDVNYHGKGDTIANIDQKALDINVDVIADAVGHYAFDLAPLGRPVVSEPTNGGGSGGGLHEGHDHVDATE